Below is a window of Dermacentor variabilis isolate Ectoservices unplaced genomic scaffold, ASM5094787v1 scaffold_14, whole genome shotgun sequence DNA.
AGTTGGTTTCTTGAGTGCACAAGACTGCCCCATACTCGTGACGTACGAGGCCGACGGATCAGCACGAAAGTAACGCGTGCCTCATTCAGGTCTCTGACCGAGGCACGCCATGTCTCGCTTCTTCCCTTACTCACACTTCGCGCACGCGTCTGAAAGTATTTTCCCTCTCTCGAACACCAGAAAACAACGGCTGTACGCTCCTGCGTGTGAACTCGTACTGAGCCTACTCGCCAAGAAACCGAGGACGCGAAGCGCCTGAAGGGTAGGCAAGGAAATCTTTGCTTGAACTTGCAGCGCTGGTAACGGGTCAGGGAGGAGGTGTCGCACCTGTTTCAAAGGGGTATTTTCATTTTCTCGGGTGCCCAGACACGCGAGAGCTACGCCATTTTTGCGTGACATTTGTGGCGTTCGTGAACTGCGAGAGGAAAATGTTGGAACTGTGCCAAGCTACCATTATGGAAGACGCGGTTTTTTCCGTTTTTTCCCTAGCCGATAGCAGCACGCACAGCGCGCGAAGCGGCGTCTAACTTCCGTCAAAATGGGATCACACAGCGGCTCATACAGCGTTCGTAATGGCGAAACATACAAAAGAACTCATTCGTTGCATTAGCCAGTCGTCTGCGGCTCGCGACATATAACCAACCTGCCCACCGACCCCCATTCGCGCGCGCCGGGTCGCTCCGCTTCCCTTGGCTTGAGGCCTAGCATTTTCCCATTCCTGCTACCACCGTGGGTGACCTTTGCCGATTACGCCTGCGGTTCCCGCTAAGGGGAGCGACGTGGCACGCAGCGCAAGGGTCGAGTCACTACAGCGGCCGCAGTCCAATGAATGATGACACGCTGCTAGTGCGAATTTGTTGTGTAGCACGCTTCGACATTACGCACCCTTTAGGGGCCGCTGTGATCCCGTCTGGACTGAATTTAAGCGGCCGTTCTTGCGTAGTGCGCAGTGCCATTGGCTAAGAGCAAATGGAGAGTGGCACGCCGTCCTCTGCAGTACTTAGACAAACCCAGATTGCGAGAAGCAATGGATTCCCGCGACTAACAGTTGCGCAGATGGATCGGGTCAAGGCGCGCATCTCTCGCGTGTCTACATCCTTGACTCAAAATATGCGTTTCGAAGAGTGCTTTCGGCGGAACTTCGGAGACCGAAAGAGAGAGAACGCAAGTTGAAAACTGTGCGTTCCCTTGCAGCAGCAGCCATGGCCTCTTCCTCCTCGGTGGCAAACGTGGCGGGCTGCggcctgttgctgctgctgctgtgtggtCTCGCGGCCTCGTCTCTGATTGAGAAGCGCACCCGGTTCTGTGGACCGTACCTGGTGGAAACGCTGGATGCCCTGTGCGGCGGCGTTTTCTTCGACCATTCCCAGAAGAGGCACGCCGGCCGCCAACAAATGGCGTTGCAGCCCATGTGTAAGTACCTACGTATTAACCTTGCCCGAGGCACTTAAGAAAACCTACAGGGGAAGGATTAAAGACTTGTATGGGGACAGTATAAAATAGCTTCAAAATTCGTCCTATAAAGATAGCGCAAATTTATAAATAAAGAGCAATGCTTTTGCGGATCGTAAAATCGACACAAGACAAAAGTTGAAGAACGATGGAAAATTCAAGTCACCAGCTGTGAAACGAAAAGACAGAAAGACTCACTAGAGCCAAAATTTAGGCCAGAGGACTTGTATTCGTCAGGGCAAGTCTTGTCGAGGATAGTCCGAGATCGTGACGTGCCTTTACGAAAAAGACATTCTCGGATCATCAGCGCAATAAACGCACACGATATATGCCCAAACATTTTATACTACAGGTTATACTAAGGTGGGATCCATGTCAGCAATTGGTAGGAGGCAATGGAGGACCTTATGCCTTAGTGTATTAGAGgatggattgcgcaacattttgacgagacacacaaaagagaaacacacaccacagagcgctctgcggtgtgtgtttctcttctgtgtgtctcgtcaaaatgttgcgcaatcgaaccttaatatgctataccaacatgcccagtcgtcaaccttggcAAATTTTATGCCTTTGGGCGTATTAGGGCAGAGGCTTGGGCAAGTTGCTTGCGGTGAGTTGTTCATCTTTGTCCTTCCTTTCCTACTTTCGTGCGCATACGCAAGCACCGCTGTTATGCTTGGGATCCAATAATGCCGAACGACCCCATGCGGTGACTTGAGACCTATTGCACCAGAGGTGTCAGAGCCTAACTCTGAAAACAACAGCTAATCAGCTCATGGAAACCAAATACAACTCTCCTGTTAGCTATTCTAATTCACCGTGCAGAAACATTTACCGTACCTAACGATGCCATTGAACACCACGTTGAGAACAGACATggcaatagagtgttttagttgagcgactttacggtacgctccgctccgagtggCCCCGCTAAGCCaaagcggagcggcgggcgattttcacgtattagttatacgtttagcgtagcggagccgacctttcgtagttgcagcgcgctctggccaaattcagagcaatgaaagaaaataaaaacactgaTTGATCAGTTTTATagagtaaaacgtatatatgtttatatataacttatttctccatgaagtatctagacgtgcgttTGTAATgtgttaccggtccattttaccTGATGGAATATAAAGCTataataaagcgccgtcttggggaacgccttgctttgctttctgcatccaatccaatcctttctgacgccaatgctagccaaagcgctgcgcagcacgctccgctcaggcagcttctcagcggaccgtgttcctggctccgctagcccgcttacggctaagcggccggcgcatgcgcattcgtgCTTCCGatccgcttagctgcttagcggagcgtaaacacgctcaactaaaacagtCTAATGTGGCGTGTGGAATACATAGAAAATATCCCTCGCAGTCTATATTTGCAAAGTGCCATCTTCTGTGCACCTTTTAACTCTAAAACATGAGTTTAAACATGAGCCCTTCACCGCAACAGATGCGGCGTACATGAAAAATTCCTAGTTTTAATTGGCCACTGGAAGGAGCATACAAGATGTGACCGTGATTTCGAAATTCTATAAATGTCTCCTGCACTTTACATTGTGCGTACTCTATACTTCTTGGAATATTCTTAATATGAGCAGTAGTTTCCAACTAACAATCGTGTTAGTGCACCGACAAAACATGAGCACACATTTTAGCTGTAACTCGGGCCGCAAAACATTAACAATTTAGGAACTTCTAAAGCATGTTTCTAGTATGGCACAGAGTGTTTCTACTGAGTTTTACTTTGGTATGTTTGACAGCTCTAAGACTTCGTACAGTGGAACTTGAGTTGCCACTCAGGCCGCAAAGCATTTATAATTTGAAAATTTCTGCAGTATGTTTCAAGTAAAGCAAACTTTGTCTCTTTTAATGCGGTTTTGTGGTATGCTTGACAGTTCTTAGGCTTGCAATAGTTGAATACACTCTCGAGCTGCAAGGAGCAATTAACTTATGTATGATAATTCCCACCAATACCACAAATCACGCAACACCATAGATCTTGTTAATGCCGACGCTGAGCCAA
It encodes the following:
- the LOC142567813 gene encoding insulin-related peptide 4-like, which encodes MASSSSVANVAGCGLLLLLLCGLAASSLIEKRTRFCGPYLVETLDALCGGVFFDHSQKRHAGRQQMALQPMWLPWGMEPRLGFLDAKAALQLLRPAAHRQVRGIIEECCHKSCSVAEMMSYCGRDRPTSTNE